In bacterium, a single genomic region encodes these proteins:
- the cas2 gene encoding CRISPR-associated endonuclease Cas2 has product MSVIHVVVSYDVVKDRRRNRVSKALKAHLERVQKSVFEGEVTPKRLEAIRRLMAKLIDPETDSVRIYQLCARCVPALEIVGCGTYVEAPDEDVMV; this is encoded by the coding sequence GTGAGCGTGATTCACGTCGTCGTCAGCTACGACGTCGTCAAGGACCGCCGGCGCAACCGCGTGTCGAAGGCTCTCAAGGCGCACCTCGAGCGGGTGCAGAAGAGCGTTTTCGAGGGCGAGGTGACGCCGAAGCGTCTCGAGGCGATCCGCCGCCTGATGGCCAAGCTCATCGATCCCGAAACCGACTCCGTCCGGATCTACCAGCTTTGCGCGCGCTGCGTCCCCGCCCTCGAGATCGTCGGCTGCGGCACGTACGTCGAGGCGCCGGACGAAGACGTGATGGTCTAG